A window from Herbaspirillum sp. meg3 encodes these proteins:
- a CDS encoding polysaccharide deacetylase family protein — MKPISATLSVLSALAVALTLSGCIAPPIALTPLTEQRLHVQAPIRFLLTFDDGPSASSFFNPTESILDDLANNPIQPGIKAVFFVQTRAHGAGGSELGRKIMQREHDEGHILGFHTSTPGHTNHRHLNPQELEQSLTDGSADIASVTGTAPAFLRPPFWNFDQRTFAAYQQHGFHVLMTDVSLNDGKIWGYNFSLRRRSNIVRQLSEVRERIADGELPTVDGVIPVEVTFHDLNRYTSRHMQEYLQILLDSAQETGLTVAAKPFYDDSSALQRAVMARTVTDRSKPLHLPGLWAWMWDGNSH; from the coding sequence TTGAAACCGATTTCCGCCACTTTGTCAGTATTGTCAGCACTGGCTGTCGCGCTCACTCTGAGCGGCTGCATCGCACCGCCGATCGCGCTGACGCCGCTGACCGAGCAGCGCCTGCACGTACAGGCGCCGATTCGTTTCTTGCTGACCTTTGACGACGGCCCCAGCGCATCCAGCTTTTTCAATCCGACGGAATCGATTCTCGACGATCTTGCCAACAATCCGATCCAACCCGGCATCAAGGCAGTGTTCTTTGTACAGACCCGCGCGCACGGCGCCGGCGGCAGCGAACTTGGTCGCAAGATCATGCAGCGCGAACACGATGAAGGGCACATCCTGGGTTTCCATACCAGCACGCCGGGACACACCAATCACCGGCATCTGAACCCACAGGAGCTGGAGCAATCGCTCACCGATGGCAGCGCCGACATTGCTTCCGTTACCGGCACGGCACCGGCGTTTTTGCGACCGCCATTCTGGAATTTCGATCAACGCACTTTCGCTGCGTATCAGCAACATGGTTTCCACGTACTGATGACTGACGTCAGCCTGAATGACGGCAAGATCTGGGGTTATAACTTCAGCCTGCGCCGCCGCTCGAATATCGTGCGGCAGTTGTCGGAAGTACGCGAGCGCATCGCCGACGGTGAGCTGCCGACGGTGGATGGCGTGATCCCGGTGGAAGTGACTTTCCACGACCTCAATCGCTACACCTCGCGGCACATGCAGGAATACCTTCAGATCCTGCTCGACAGCGCCCAGGAAACCGGCCTGACTGTAGCCGCCAAACCGTTCTACGATGACAGCTCCGCATTACAGCGCGCAGTCATGGCGCGCACCGTCACGGATCGCTCCAAACCGCTGCATTTGCCGGGGCTGTGGGCGTGGATGTGGGATGGAAATTCGCACTGA